The genomic region TTAAATTCATTCACACGACCTAAGGAAACTCCTACGAACTTGATTGCTTACCGACTTGATAAATCGAAAACTCATCTAAGTTCGTGGATCTAGGTGAATTATTCCTCCTTCGCATgtgggtgatgcaaggaacgatcccaacgttgtgacgagtaagtttcttctggaggattcctttgttactgttttatttgattcgggtgccgatactagttatgtgtccgtaaaagttagccaaatgcttaagcgcactccaacacttctgaacaccaaacacacggtagaactagctaacggtaaaagtctagaagccacacacgtagttaaaggttgtaacctcgtcttagctggtcagactttctctatcgatcttattcctatcacactgggtagtttcgacgtcgttattgggatGCATTGGCTATCTCATCATCGAGCGGAGATTGTTTGCAAGGAAAAAAAAATCGTCCGTATCCCTTGTTCTGGTAAAGAATcgctcgtgattcgtggcgacaagaggggtgctgttgtaggcatcatctctttccttaaagcccagaattgtttacgaaagggccacaccgctatcctagccctcgttactgatgcatccgcggaagaaaagaagattgaagacattcctattgtacgtgactttcctgaggtatttcctcaggaattacctggccttcctcatcgacaagtcgagtttcaaatcgagctagcccctggagcagcaccaatagctcgtgcgccttatcgacttgctccatcagaactcgaagaactgtctacgcaactacaagagctcttggaaaagggttttatacgtcctagctcttcgccatggggagctccagtgttgttcgtaaagaagaaagacggtaccttcaggatgtgtattgactaccgcgaactcaacaaggtgaccgtgaagaatcgttatcctcttccacgcattaaTGACTTGTTcaaccagttacaagggtcgagcttctattctaagattaacctaaggtcaggctaccatcagctgagagtccaagaggaggacgtctccaaaacagcattcaggactcgttacggccattacgagtttctagttatgccattcgggctgacgaatgcaccagcggtcttcatggacctcatgaaccgagtgtgcaagccttacttggataaatttgtcatagtcttcatcgccgacatcctgatctattctaagagtcaggaggaacacgagcaacacctgaggcttattctggaactacttcgtaaagagcagctgtatgccaagttttcgaaatgtgacttctggcttcgcgaagtccattttctgggccatgtggtaaacaaggaagggattcatgttgatccatccaaggttgactcgatcaagaactggcctgcaccccgtacaccaacagaaatccgccaattcttgggtttggtaggatattaccgaagattcatcaaagatttctcaaagattgcgcaacctctcacttcactgtctcagaagggtgtcacctatcgttggagtgatgcacaggaatctgcgtttcagcacttgaaggatagactttgtagcgcacctatcctctcattacCAGAAGGCgtggacgatttcgtggtttattgcgacgcttccatccaaggacttggttgtgtgttaatgcaacgtgacGAGGTCATTACCTACGCATCAtgtcaacttaaggttcacgaaaggaactacactacacacgacttggaattgggagcagttgttttcgcgcttaagatatggagacattacctgtacggtaccaagtgcaccatttacaccgatcacaggagtctcgagcatatcttcaagcaaaaggaattgaatatgcgacaacgccgataggtagaactcttgaatgattatgaatgcgcgatcaagtttcatccgggcaaggccaatgttgtggtcgATGCTCTCAGCCGGAAGGATaatatacctaggcgtgtacgtgcgttacagcttaccatccaatccaaccttccagctcagattcgtgatgctcaggttgaagcattgaaagcagagaacatcagggctgagtccctacgaggatcgagacaacggctaaaacaaaaggaaaacggtgcctactatgttaacggacgcatatgggttccactgtatggagacctacgcgagctggtgatggatgaagcgcataagtctcgttactcagtacatcctggttcgggcaagatgtaccatgatctcaagactgcatactggtggcctggtatgaaagccagcatagcaacctacgtcagtaaatgcttgacttgtgccagggtcaagatcgaataccagaaaccatcaggcccattacaacaaccagagatacctaaatggaaatgggagcaaatttccatggatttcgttactggtctgcccagatctcaacgcggaaatgataccatttgggtgatcgtggatcgactgaccaagtctgcacattttctgcctatcaaagaaacgggtaagttttctactctagcagacatctacctaaaagaagtggtatcaaggcacggagtgccaacctccatcatttctgatcgtgacgcgcgtttcacCTCTGAATTATGGCAAGCTACGCATaggtcttttggctcacgtttagatttgagcaccgcttatcatccacagacggatgggcaatctgaacgcaccatccaaaccctcgaagacatgcttagggcgtgCGTAATCGACTTCGGCAATGGCTGGAAAAAACACCTCCcgctagtggagttttcatataacaacagttaccacaccagcatccaggccgctccgttcgaggcattgtatggacgcaagtgccgatcacctctctgttgggcagaagttggtgacagtcaaatcactggtccagaactcgtagtagatacaaccgagaagattgctcagatacgacaacgcatggcggcagcccgtgaccgtcagaagagctacgccgataagcgaagaaagccactcgagttccaggttggggatcgagtgctgctcaaagtctcaccttggaaaggtgtagttcgatttggcaaacggggcaagctcaacccgcgttatgtcggaccgttcgagatcattgagagaattggcaaagttgcttacagactgaacctacctgaagaactcagcggagttcacaatgttttccatgtgtcaaatctgaagaagtgtctgtcagatgagaccctcatagttcctctcaaagagctcacaatcgacgacaagctgcgattcgttgaggaacccatagagattacggatcaagacgttaagattctcaagcacaccagaatacctctcgtccgagttcgttggaattcccatcgtggcccagagtatacctgggaacgagaagaccaaatgaaactcaagtatccccagctgtttaagaaaaatgcaaccactactgagactgaagctaccgcagaatttcgggacgaaattccaaatcaacgggggatgatgtgacaccccaggaaaatcaggaaaacaacgcaacttaactagcttcctcagtaaccacgcactaaatttcgggacgaaattctcttaacagggggagaatgtgacaaccctcaaaatcccatgtattccgtacaaattattaatgataattaaagtgtctgacgactgtgtggaattacttaactgctttctgatatctgtgttatgcttacacgtatttgttaatatgctaaggaatatgctaaggaatatgctaaggaatatgctaaggaatatcctaaggaatatcctaaggaatatgctaggaatatgctaggaatatgcttggaatatgctaggaatatgctatatggaagatattataaataccaccattccaccaaaactctctttctctcctctcctccctagctcacggccgagaccccccttgaacacaccaccattttcggctcttgatctcctcattccaaagttatacaagtgttacgggtcacgcataaggagtcttggagctaacggaaggcgaaggacctctctatcttgcttttatccacctctttttcgcatagtttcttccctagccttgtgctagttgtaagtgcttctaatcaacttcttgttcatgtttgatgtggttaataagagattagtcggttaaaaattatgaacatacaagatccaaatctaaaagtctactaaaatgatgaacaaggtggttaatgaatgaatattagtgtaaagcatgtagatcttgtgtgattatgattattggttgatgatctgaagtattgctggataatattaatgtttgatgttgttgtgaatactaaacttgttaacggtatcTGAAGAAACACGGGTTCTAATTAAGGTATTAATTAGAGGGGTTTATGTTCctatcatagtggttaatcttctttgaggtatttgagctccgactggttaatcaacctgcaaaacagaacaccgttactcgttaagaggggaatgtgggggtttccctcttaaccgggctccggcgtgagaataagcgattgctttgagagtaattaagtagttAAGAGTAAGAGCCGAGAGAATCGAATGAGTCACCTGAGGaatgaaggtctctatttatagccggagaggtgtaagaggttgtgggctgatgggccttgggccagaaacggacaacaacgaatatactctttgcctcgctggcctcgactgcttagtggcttctagatgctcgtcggtgctggcgcaccttgattggagccacgtgtcattgttgtcggccttgttgtcccttctgtcatcagcagacaagtggagatcgtgggacagttgtccccgtctcttgattggtgccatgtaggcgtccttgtgtacttatcgtcagaagatcgtggcgcacgattgaacagagcctgctggacgctcattggctctttttactgccacttgtaccctgtgtacctctgtaggtaacagcgcgtcttcctatggagaggattttgtttggtggcaactaacccgcgcggggttagtgTGCTCACTTATACCATTGTTTTTATACTAAGTGTTGCTATCTGAGTTTATTATGTGCTCTTCCTCGCGCGGGGGTAAGTCACAATGTGATGTGAGCTGCGCGAGGTTGTTATTATCAAGTTGTTatgctaaggagtatggtctcacgtgcaacctgttatgaggtttgcgcgactttttgggaccataccccttcaagtccccccagtccagtgctgcaccatgcgcaacgcaagtggttggagctctggacttaataaAAATAAGAGAAGGGAAATTGTCCTTTTGGTCCTGACTTGTAAGGCGCATGTAGAAAACTGTTGTTTTCGATGCGCAGGTACTAGGCAGGTGTCGAGTGATTTCTTGTTTGTCCTTTTAAGCGCGCGGGGTTATAGTGGTTTACGTATATCTGGCGCGACTCATATGACTTCTGCATGAAGTTACTTGCATgttttatggcgggaaacttcgaaatttgaacttctgacaggttggtgagataagtcgctgagggcgacgtttgagttgacccctggcacgggtgtcatcatgccgcctgcggcggttgcacttcatgtcaggagagtgaggcccacgcgcgcgtggtaaccgtcactccTGGTTTCCCGCTTGACGTGGCAACCTCCTGTTGGTTAGCCTAGCGGCTAGtgcggcacggttacccatcgcattaaatgcgatgggtataaatatccGAAGAGAAAGGTGAGAGATTCACTTTCTCTTCGTTTCTTCTCCGATTTCCTCTCAaaactctttgaatcttcaaagtgttcttcattttcttcaagatttcttcaaatcttcaagccTTCTTCGAGCCTTTTTTCCAGATCATCTTAAAAACATGAGTGAAGAGCATCAAGAGGTTGCTGCTAGTGAGGAAGGACCGGTTCCAGTCCTTAGATGGGACTTAGGTCTGTTCGAACAGATCGTTCGAAGTTTTAGGTTTCCGCCGGAGTGGGATGCCCGGTACCCTGCTCAGGGTCAGACCGCGGCTGATGCCCCTCCCGGTTACATTACTTTGTTCGAAGACTTCTTCCTTCAAGGAAACTTCCGGCTGCCGGCGACTAACTTCTTTGGTAGCATCTTGTCCTACTACAAGTTTCATATCTCACAGTTAAGCCCACCTGGGATGGTGAGGGTGAGGCACTTTGAGTTCTTGTGTCAATCCCACGGCATTGAGCCGACGGTGAATAAGTTTCGTGTCTTCTATCAACTGCAAAGAAcaatggggttcttttcttttgCTAGCCGTGGTACGGCTAAGAAGATTTTGTTGAATCCTCCcaagagtttccatgactggaaacccAAGTTCTTCTTCATCCGGGAGGAAGTCTTGCCAATAGCTATGCCGTTTAGGGAATGGACCGAGGTTATACCAAAGGAGGACCTTCCTATACCGAAGTCTGCTCAGTGGTATCAGCGGCTTACCGCAACCCCTAACCGGGTATTTGGGGAGAATGTTCTGGTTGCTGCcaagatgagtgaccagtggtcacctaGTAGCAGGGAACTCCCGGTCTTGAAGATCGGGGATCAAGGTTAGATACTTTCCCCCTTTTTGTTTTGTTTCCGAGTACATTCACTTAACTGGTTTCTTATACTTTGTTTTTGTTGTGTAGAGACGCAACTCTATCAGGCTGCCTTCCCAGCCTTTGGTGGCTCCATGGGCGTTCGCCCTCTGCGCGATGATGAGGAAGGCTGGTATGACCAGATAAAGGGGAACTTCATGCTTCCTGCTGCTGACGCCTTCGCCTCGCCGCCGGATGCAACTGAAGGTGCGCACTATCCTAAACCTCGTCCattgcgctctgtgacttctgctgggaaagagactttctatctttccagcgaggagtcagtAGGGTCTTCGAATGGCGAGTTAAGTTCGTTGCCtaaaatctttgcaggtgtgttgcgcgatcTGGGGGTTGAcccagaggagaagaagaagaaaccttcgaagaagaaaaagaaggcgGATGTTGAAGTGACCAGCAAGGGTCCTGGCGCCAGTCGCGCAACTACTGCTGCTGTCAAAGGTACGCTTCGCCTCCGGCAACGTGACTTAGACGATTACGTGATAATCAGTGACTCTTATGAAGGTTTATCATATGCAGCTATGGGAAAGACTGGCGCTGGTGGGTCAAAAGgctctgggagcgcgggttctcgtaacccgGATGCTGACGCAACTCCATCTCATCCtgaggatgaagaagaagaggaagaagagactGCCCCGTTGATTGGAAGAAAGAGGGGTAGAAGCGAGGCGACAACTGGTATGGCCTCTGCGCCTGTTTCagttgttattcccgttgttgGGAAGAAGAGCAAGTTGCGCTCGTTATACCAGTTTTCTCCTGGTATGCTCTTATCTCccttctttataatttaacctcTTTTTTGCTCAAGTGCGTTTGCTTTATTCTTGtagagatcaagaagaagacccctgaaaagGGGGTTAAGTTTGTTGAACCCAGCACGAAAAGACCTAAGGTTGCCACTGAACCTTCCGATTCTGCTGCGCGTGATGCTGCGAAAACTGCTGAAGCGCAGCAAAAGGCAGAAGAGGATCGGAGGAAAGAAGAGAGTAGGATTGCTGCGCAGAAGAAGGCTGAAGAGCTAAAGCgcaaagaagaggaagagaaaaagaggaaggaggaggaggagagaaAGCTGGAGGCGGAGAGGAAGAGAAAAGCGGAAGAGGAGAGAAAGCTGAGGGAGGAGGCGGATAGGCAGAGGAAGGCGGAAGAGGCGAGGAAAGAAAGAGCTGCCGATCAGTCTTCTGTTCAAGGGCAGTCTGGTGTCCCAAAACCTCCCCCCGCTGCGCCGATTGTTACTTCTAAGGGGTTAGGGCGCTATGTGTCTAGTGGTGCAAGCTCTGGAGGAGCTGGGGGCTATAACCCCAATGTGATAGGTGCGAAGGATACCGTCGGGGATATATATTATAAAACTTATACTGAAGAGGAACGTGGTGATGCTCCTCATCAAGCCCCTTGGAGCTTAAGGCAGAAGGATACGTTTGTTGAATTTGGTCCTTCTCGCGATTGGTACTTGAACCAATTCACTCCTGGCGAAGTTAACCGTCAAAAGGCGAAGCCGCATGAAATGTTGTACCGCACTTACATTCTTGCCGAGGCCAACGCTCGATCTGCTAACCACCAGATAGTTCGTGAATGGCGAACAATGGTCAGAGAGCGCGCCGACTGGGAGGCTTACCGAGAACGTGTGCTAAAACGTGTTGGTGAATTTGAGAAGGCTAAGGCCACATTTGATGAGGAGAaagccaagtttgaggctgatAGGAAAGCTGAAGAGTGGGGTCGCGAGGGCCTGCAAAAGAAACTTCATAATGTGGAagagcaactggccaaggagaaggccgagttcaaGCGCATCTGTGCCCAGGACAACGAGCGCGCCTATGCGGCTCGACAAAAAATTGTTGGTCTTGAGGCTAAGATAGCGGAGCTGACATCGAAGGTGGAGGAAGCGCAGGTTGAGACAGCCGCTAAACAACAGATGGAGGTTAGTTGATTTTCCTTTCGTTTTCTCCTTTGTTGTTTATAAAATTTCTAAGTCATTTGCCAACTTCCAGGTTGAGTTGTCTGAAGCTAAGGTTCAGCTGTCCACCAAGGACAAAGATCTCCAGGCCAAGGACGTTGAGATTGCGGAGCTCAAACGTCGCTTGGATGAACAAATCGACAGATGTGAGTCCCTGGAGATCGACCTTGAGGCAGAGAAGGTCAAGGCCATCGATgctgaggaggcgcgtgctgtCAGCACTGCGGCGCTTAACGTGGCTCAGACAAATTATTCTGAGGCCCAAGGCATTGTGGACACG from Helianthus annuus cultivar XRQ/B chromosome 10, HanXRQr2.0-SUNRISE, whole genome shotgun sequence harbors:
- the LOC110884268 gene encoding uncharacterized protein LOC110884268 is translated as MSEEHQEVAASEEGPVPVLRWDLGLFEQIVRSFRFPPEWDARYPAQGQTAADAPPGYITLFEDFFLQGNFRLPATNFFGSILSYYKFHISQLSPPGMVRVRHFEFLCQSHGIEPTVNKFRVFYQLQRTMGFFSFASRGTAKKILLNPPKSFHDWKPKFFFIREEVLPIAMPFREWTEVIPKEDLPIPKSAQWYQRLTATPNRVFGENVLVAAKMSDQWSPSSRELPVLKIGDQETQLYQAAFPAFGGSMGVRPLRDDEEGWYDQIKGNFMLPAADAFASPPDATEGVLRDLGVDPEEKKKKPSKKKKKADVEVTSKGPGASRATTAAVKAMGKTGAGGSKGSGSAGSRNPDADATPSHPEDEEEEEEETAPLIGRKRGRSEATTGMASAPVSVVIPVVGKKSKLRSLYQFSPEIKKKTPEKGVKFVEPSTKRPKVATEPSDSAARDAAKTAEAQQKAEEDRRKEESRIAAQKKAEELKRKEEEEKKRKEEEERKLEAERKRKAEEERKLREEADRQRKAEEARKERAADQSSVQGQSGVPKPPPAAPIVTSKGLGRYVSSGASSGGAGGYNPNVIGAKDTVGDIYYKTYTEEERGDAPHQAPWSLRQKDTFVEFGPSRDWYLNQFTPGEVNRQKAKPHEMLYRTYILAEANARSANHQIVREWRTMVRERADWEAYRERVLKRVGEFEKAKATFDEEKAKFEADRKAEEWGREGLQKKLHNVEEQLAKEKAEFKRICAQDNERAYAARQKIVGLEAKIAELTSKVEEAQVETAAKQQMEVELSEAKVQLSTKDKDLQAKDVEIAELKRRLDEQIDRCESLEIDLEAEKVKAIDAEEARAVSTAALNVAQTNYSEAQGIVDTLVSEAEWMRTRGIVLVANSILNAGELDRAVAALTDAARAVGHRGGYLECADHVERMLGQEFDTSHCSVTEQADAALASAENSYDNLSLPIMDLVVSALKKDDWCQRLKAILDPPITVESSDEEAAGDDGGGDDDGDDGEGNEDDDGEKNEDK